aacaatttcaggaactttatttattttgtattttattcaagagtcaggttatctacgacatcccatagactttatttaatatttgcttgtttggttattatttccatgactcgaggtttctcattatgattaaaacaataaaataagttttttgtgttattttgttgttaattcttgatgacctctggcgccctagtattaagtcctggaataacgttctgagtaattaaaaatggaaaatcttagtttcatcacgtacacgtttgtgtacagaagggaataagagacacaacatttttttttctggcgcaCGAACTGTGGGGCCGATAGTGTGCATATTTGTATTGTATTCTTATGTTGTAAGTTATAAGTAAatatggaaactaggggaaggagtagacgtgtcagtcaggacagctccagggacagCAGTGTGGAGTCTACTCACTCTGTAGATGTAtctgttcccacatcacctagccaagtacataacacagattttgttaccccagtaacacatgctggagcggctagagtagatgtgacaccaccccaagctaccaccacaccacacatTCACTTACCTTTATTGCCAGCTGCAATTAGTAATGAAACAAGTGCTAGCTTGCTCATCATGCTGCAAAGCATGTGGCAAGAGGTGAAAGCTAACCACAAACAACAACAAGCTAGTTTAGAAAAACAGAGTACTAGGCTACAAGAACAGAGTACTAGGCTACAAGAACAGAGTACTAGGCTAGAAGAACAGAATGCTAGGTTGGAGGAAAATCTCAATAGCACTAAAGATAGCATTAAACAACAACTGGAAATCATAGATAGCACCCTTAAAAGTGAAATGGGTGAAGTAAAAAGTAGTGTGGCTGCTATTTCTGTGCGGTTGGCAGAACACGAAAGCTACACTGATACACAGttgcagctaatacaacagcAGTGCAGTAGTACTACAACTAGGTTAGCAACAGAGTTAAATACCCAGACCAGCCAGCTGAATGACAGGTTAAATCAATtagctgagcaagctgctcagaacagctgtGGCCTGGAACAAATTCAATCCACATGCCAGACCATGATTGAAAATGTGGTAATCAATCAcaccacagacatgagggagcATGTGGACACATTAGTGAAAAGGCAGACAGAGTTTTCAATGGACATAGAGCAGcaggtaggcaagctacaagagaaggtattgcagttgagggtagacaatcttactcgcacctccagtcaccatgtagcattggccccagccctgaacaccaatgccaatgaaatcctcagtagCTGTGATTCACCGCAAGTTGAGCAACCTGAGCTCCCAATCACACGCTCCAACCCCGCTAACACACACACCACCTTGGATCCCgttgcagtgatgcaccacccggcacgccaatggtcagaggcgatgcctaggttctctgcccatgaaggagagaatcca
This DNA window, taken from Bacillus rossius redtenbacheri isolate Brsri chromosome 3, Brsri_v3, whole genome shotgun sequence, encodes the following:
- the LOC134530689 gene encoding uncharacterized protein LOC134530689 isoform X1, coding for METRGRSRRVSQDSSRDSSVESTHSVDVSVPTSPSQVHNTDFVTPVTHAGAARVDVTPPQATTTPHIHLPLLPAAISNETSASLLIMLQSMWQEVKANHKQQQASLEKQSTRLQEQSTRLQEQSTRLEEQNARLEENLNSTKDSIKQQLEIIDSTLKSEMGEVKSSVAAISVRLAEHESYTDTQLQLIQQQCSSTTTRLATELNTQTSQLNDRLNQLAEQAAQNSCGLEQIQSTCQTMIENVVINHTTDMREHVDTLVKRQTEFSMDIEQQVGKLQEKVLQLRVDNLTRTSSHHVALAPALNTNANEILSSCDSPQVEQPELPITRSNPANTHTTLDPVAVMHHPARQWSEAMPRFSAHEGENPMRFIRRFEEYADMFRLSDTERLKCMATALRDHAYYWWEVLQSTITSYQEFKSHFKQQFWNVKIQGTLRARLHTERYDSKKNRTLETHLSQMFERTRYLEPEMGDIEFMAMVTSQLPIKYQVHLTGRSFNNITEFREQVLAFDRLERLSRNNNSEVEKDLKPAHQKAAPLYTPWQRGNDGGKANVHCTSWQPAKQYRTGKWKTRREFQPQHQGNRQPKKPYTHNQNQWWGKHYRPEDPNGRPPRWEYRSYSNRQPPNNMQQHMLHPPVADTAPVNQSPASFSTINHPPTTSYPMQRGYFARQQPIPPNCTVTQPQQTANCSYSQAVIEEHQNNYAQ